One genomic window of Centroberyx gerrardi isolate f3 chromosome 15, fCenGer3.hap1.cur.20231027, whole genome shotgun sequence includes the following:
- the hs3st1l1 gene encoding heparan sulfate (glucosamine) 3-O-sulfotransferase 1-like1: MACFLASAFLLVLQTYAAPPELIQAGFGITLDPMDLGPGLPANVSGDMPPSPPPGTSKRAPHSIIIGVRKGGTRALLEMLDIHPEVAAAATEVHFFDWDENYAKGFDWYRELMPYSYPHQITVEKTPGYFTSALAPERICAMNSSIKLLLILRDPAERVISDYTQVYFNRLENHKPVQAIENLLVRNGALNTRYKAIQRSLYDIHMRNWLRHFPLEQIHIVDGDTLIRDPLPELQKVERFLNLPPRIVSSNFYFNQTKGFYCIRSDGRERCLHESKGRPHPAVNSTVLQQLRSYLREHNRTFYRLVKRTFDWQ, translated from the coding sequence ATGGCTTGTTTCCTGGCATCTGCCTTTCTCCTGGTTCTCCAGACATATGCTGCCCCACCTGAGCTTATCCAGGCTGGATTTGGCATAACACTGGACCCCATGGACCTCGGTCCTGGACTACCAGCCAATGTCTCTGGAGATAtgcctccctctccacccccgGGGACTAGCAAACGAGCCCCACACAGTATCATTATCGGGGTACGTAAGGGGGGCACAAGAGCCCTGCTGGAAATGCTAGACATTCACCCTGAGGTTGCTGCTGCCGCCACCGAGGTGCATTTCTTCGACTGGGATGAGAACTATGCCAAGGGCTTCGACTGGTACCGCGAGTTGATGCCCTACTCCTACCCACACCAGATCACAGTGGAGAAGACTCCGGGCTACTTCACGTCGGCCCTGGCGCCGGAACGCATCTGTGCCATGAACTCCTCCATCAAGCTGCTGCTGATCTTGCGCGACCCGGCCGAGCGGGTCATCTCCGACTACACCCAGGTGTACTTCAACCGGCTGGAGAACCACAAGCCGGTGCAGGCCATTGAGAACCTGCTAGTGCGCAACGGAGCCCTAAACACCCGCTACAAGGCCATTCAGAGGAGCCTGTACGACATCCACATGCGCAACTGGCTGCGCCACTTCCCCCTGGAGCAGATACACATCGTGGACGGGGACACTCTGATCCGCGACCCGCTGCCAGAGCTTCAGAAGGTGGAGCGCTTCCTCAATCTGCCCCCCAGGATAGTGTCCTCCAACTTCTACTTCAACCAGACCAAGGGGTTTTATTGTATCCGGAGTGATGGGCGGGAGCGCTGCCTGCACGAGTCCAAGGGTCGTCCCCACCCGGCGGTCAACAGCACCGTGCTCCAGCAACTCCGCTCCTACCTGCGGGAACACAACCGTACGTTCTACAGGCTGGTGAAGCGCACGTTCGACTGGCAATAA